CCGGCCAGCAGGAAGCCGATATCGGCCGCCAGGTCATGACGTCTATCCGCCGGTCGGCGCCGCAGATCACCGACCCGCTGGTCTACGACTATCTCAGCTCGATTATTTACCAGCTGGTTCCGTCAGCACCGCTTTCCAGCAGTGACCTCACGCTGGCCATTATCGACAGCCCGGACATCAACGCGTTTGCGGTGCCGGGCAACATCGTCGGCGTTAACGGTGGCTTATTCCTGAACGCCAGCAGTGAGCAACAGTTTGCTTCGGTACTCGCCCACGAATTGGCTCACCTGAGCCAGCGTCATTTTGCCCGGCGTCTTGAGCAGCAGGAAGCCAGCACGCCGTTGACGATTGCCGGCATGATCGCGGGCATCGTGTTGTCAGCGGTGACCCAGTCGGACATCGGAATAGCCGCCATTGCCGGCACCCAGGCACTGGCAATACAGAACATGCTTGCCTACAGCCGCGCCCACGAGCAGGAAGCCGACCGTATCGGCATGGAAATTCTGGCCGATTCAGGCCTCGATCCGAGGGGCATGCCGGAAATGTTCGAGATCATGATGCGCCAGAACCGGCTCCAGGGAAACCGGGTGCCAGAGTACCTGTCTACTCACCCGCTTACCCAGAACCGGGTTTCTGACACCCGCAATCGTGCCGAGCAATACCCTCGCCGGGATGTGGTCGACGCCCAGGAATACCACCTGGTTCGCGCACGCCTCCAGGTACGCTATTCCAAGTCGCCGCAGGTGGCGGTGGAGACCTTCCGGGATTACCTGGAGCGCCCAGATACCGAAAAACCCGATGCCGTACGCTACGGGCTTGCCGTCGCCTTGCTGAACGCCGGCAACTACAACGACGCAATCACCGAACTTGAGCGGCTGCTTGAGAGCACACCGGGGCGAATTACCTACCAGGTCACCCTGGCGGAAACCCTGATTGAACAGGGGCAGCTGGAACAGGCCCGCAGCCTGCTGGCAGAGGCACTGGACCGGAATCCAGGCAACTATCCCATTACCGACATGCTGGCCCGGGTGGAAATCGAGGACGGTAACGGAAAACGTGCCGCGGATTATCTGCACCAGCTGACACGAGAGTTACCACAAAAAGAGCACCTGTGGCTTCGGCTTGCGGAGGCCGAGGGAATGGCCCGGAATATTGTGGGTGTTCACCGGGCCCGTGCCGAGCACGACATTCTGATGGGAGACCTGGAGTCAGCCCAGCGTCAGTTGCGCCAGGCCCAGGAACGGCTGCCAGCTGGCGCGCCTCTCAGGCAGGTTGTTACCGAACGTCTGTCCCAGGTATCGGCCAGGCTCAACCAGCAGCGCAGCTGAGTTCAGGCGTTGCCGGCGGCCTTCAGGTTCATGTTGGCGGTGAAATCCAGCATCCTGTGAAGAGGCTTCAGCGCCTTTTCCCGTACCTCAGGGTCCACGTGGACTTCCTGGTCACCGTTTTCGATGACCGCCAGCAGGTTCTCCAGCCCGTTCATGGCCATCCACGGACAATGAGCGCAACTGCGACAGGTGGCGCCGTTTCCGGCGGTGGGAGCTTCGATCAGGGTCTTATTTGGCGCCAGCTGCTGCATCTTGTAGAAGATACCGTTGTCCGTTGCCACAATGAACTGCTCATTGGGCAGCGTCTGTACCGCGTGAATCAGTTGCGACGTGGACCCTACCACGTCGGCCATTTCCACCACGGCGTCCGGGGATTCCGGGTGAACCAGTACGGCGGCATCCGGATACAGTGCCTTGAGATCCTCCAGCCCACGATATTTGAATTCTTCATGAACGATACAGGAGCCATCCCACAACAGGACGTCAGCTCCGGTGGTCTTCTGGACATAATGGCCAAGGTGTTTGTCCGGCGCCCAGAGAATCTTCTCACCACGGGCGTCCAGTGATTCCACAATTGCCTGGGCGCAGCTGGAAGTCACCACCCAGTCGGCTCTGGCCTTCACGGCCGCGGAAGTGTTGGCGTACACCACCACGGTTCTGTCCGGGTGCTGATCGCAAAACTCGGCAAATTCGTCGGCCGGGCAACCAATATCAAGGGAACAGGTGGCTTCCAGGGTTGGCATCAGAACCCGCTTTTCGGGGTTGAGAATCTTCGCGGTCTCGCCCATGAAGCGAACACCAGCAACGACAACGGTTGATGCTTCGTGCTGATTACCGAAACGGGCCATCTCAAGAGAATCCGCCACACAGCCACCGGTTTCCTCCGCAAGGCGTTGGATATCCGGGTCTGTGTAATAATGCGCCACGAGCACTGCATCCTGAGCCTTCAGGGCGGCACGGATACGGGATTCCAGATCGGTTTTTTCTGCCTCACTGAGGCTCTTGGGCTCAGCCTGGTGTGCCAGGTGCTCCTGAACCAGAATACGGTCTTCACCTCGTGTCATCACTGCATCTCTATATTGCGTCAACGTGCGGAGTATATCACTTCGGGTCGGTTACGTTCCCTACCCACAGATGTATGACCGTACAACCAAAAAAAAAGAGCCCTGAGGCTCTTTTTTTCAACAGAAAGCAATTTGCTGCCTGTTTTTTTGGTGGGTCGTGAAGGATTCGAACCTTCGACCAATTGGTTAAAAGCCAACTGCTCTACCAACTGAGCTAACGACCCGCAACTACCTGCCCGTTTCCGGACCCGGAACCAAACGATGAAACGTCCCACCGATTCGTTCGCAATTTGGTGGGTCGTGAAGGATTCGAACCTTCGACCAATTGGTTAAAAGCCAACTGCTCTACCAACTGAGCTAACGACCCAAACGAGGCGCATATAGTAATGATTTTTCAGCGCCAATCAACCCCTAATTCCCAGGTTTCTCAACATTCTTCCCACCAACGGACATCAGGTACTACCGGAATCCAGATACTTTTGTGCCAGCTTCGCGGCACTGGTATCCGGGTAATCCTCAATCACGGTTTCCATGCGTGACCGGGCCTGGTCCTTGTCACCCAGCCGATCCAGTGTGACACCAAGCTTGTAGACAGCGTCCGGAGCCTTGCGATGGTCCCCGTAGCGGGTGGCGACAATGGTGAACGCCTGCCGGGCCTGCTCAAGCTGATTCTCGACCAGATACACCTCACCCAGCCAGTAATAGGCGTTTACAGTAAGATCGCCCTCTTCGTACTCATCAATAAAGTCATACAGCCCGTTAATGGCCTGGTCGTAGTTCTTGTCCTGATGAATAAGCGTCTGGACCTTGTCATAGGCGCTTCGTTCGTCGTCGGAAGGTTGACGGTAGATTCTGGTTTTTACTCCGGAACTGCCCCCTCCGGCATCAGAATCACTGGCGGTGGAGCTAGGCGCCGGTGCTTCAGCCACCTTTTCAGAGAGCTTCAGGATCCGCTGGTCAAGATCAATATAGCGGTCACGCGATTGCTTGGTCAGACGGTCAATCAGGTTTTGCTGCTCTTCTACCCGACCCTGCAGCCGGCGGATCTCGCCCTGCAATTGCTGGATCATGTAGAACAGCTCGGCATTAGCCTGGTTGTTACCGGCCTTGCGCTCGGCTTCCGAGGAATTGTCCTGGAACATCGGAGAAACGGATTGCGCCAGGGCGCTACCCGCCGGCCCGAAGGCCAGCGGGAGCAGCACTGTCGCCATGAGCAGATGTCTCATGGGGTTCGCCTGTTACTGGAAAACAAGTTCAACGCGACGGTTTTGGGCCCACGCACTTTCGCTGGAACCCATCACGGCCGGCTTCTCTTCACCATAGCTGATGGTTTCCATCTGGCCTCGGGACGCGCCGTTCACGATCAGGAAGCGCTCAATGGCGTTGGCGCGACGCTCGCCCAGTGCCAGGTTGTACTCCTTGGTGCCACGCTCGTCGGCGTGACCTTCAATGCGTACATTCTGGCCAGGATTGGCCTGCAGATAGCGGGCGTGGGCAACCAGCACTTCACGGGCTTCAGACTTGATCTCAGCGGTATCAAAATCGAAGTAGAACGTGGTGATTTCACGCATCGCATCCGCTTCAGCGCGTTCGGCACGGGCTTCAGCGGCACGGCGCTGCTCTTCAGTCATTTCCGAGGAGGACACGCCACCCTCATCATCACCGCCATAAACCGTGCTGCCGCCGTCCTGGTCTACGGCAGAGACATCAGAACCATAGGCGCCGTCTTCAGTGGTATCACCGGTGCTGCTACAACCGGCGATCAGGCCAAGGGACAGAGCCATGGCAAACAATTTGTGGTGAGCTGCTAGTTTCATAATCATTTCCTTCCTTTTTGACAGTCTGTTGTACTTGAATAAGAACGAATCTGTTGGGTTCGGAGTTCCGGTTTTACCGAACGATCGGTGACCATGCCGGATCGCGCACATCACCCTCCGAGGCCGGCAGACTATAGGCGGCGCCACCGTCTGCAGCAATTACAGTTAGTACACTGTTGCCGCCCTGCTTTGTTGCATAGATCAGCATCCGGCCGTTCGGCGAAATACTGGGTGACTCATCGGAGCCGGTGCGAGTCAGGATTGTCTCTTCCTCCGTCCGCAGGTCGGTCCGGGCTATGTGGAACGAGCTGTCCCGCTGGTGCACATAATAGATGTATTTACCGTCATTGTCGGCACGCGGCCGGGCATTGTACCGGCTGCCAAAGGTAATCCTGCGGGGCGCCGCTTGCTCGCCGGATTTATGATAAATCTGGGGCCCGCCGGAACGGTCAGAGGTAAAGAAGAACCCCTCCCCGGTATGATCCCAGGTAGGCTCGGTATCAATGGACCAGTGATCGGTCAACCTTTTCAGCGAGCGGCTCTGAATGTCCATCTTGTAGATTTCCGCGTTGCCATCCTTCGACAGTGTAAGCAGGAGCGAGCGGCCATCCGGTGAAAAAGCCGGTGCCGAATTCAGGCCGGGGAAGTCGGCAATCCGGGTGCGATTGCCCGATGAAAGCTCATGAATGTAAATAGCCGGCTTACCGGTTTCGAACGACACGTAGGCAAGTTTCTCCCCATCCGGTGACCAGGCTGGAGACAGGATGGGCTCATCACTTTCCAGTCGTACCCGCGCCCGTTTGCCATCCACGTCGCTGACCTGGAGACGGTACAATGCATCGCCACCGGAGCGTTGCAGAGTGACGTAGGCCAGTTTGGTGGAAAATGCCCCGGGTACACCGGTAATGGCCTCGTACACCCGGTCACTGATGTGATGGGCCAGGCTTCGGGTGCTGTTGACGGAGGAGGAGGCTGTGGCCCCCATGATCCGCTCTTCACGGTTTACATCGAACAGTTCGTAGCGCGCCTCAACCTTGTCGCCTTTGCGTGTCAACTGACCAACCAGCACATAGCGTTGGCCAAGCAACCGCCAGTCGCGGAAGTAAACGTCCTCGCCTTTCGAAGGCAGACTGAGCATTTTTTCCGCGGGCAGAGGGCGGAATTCACCAGTCATGGAGAGGTCGTCCTGCACAATACGGCTTATTTTATCGCCCGCCGGCAGGACTCCGACCTCTGAAAAGGGAACGACGGCTACCGGAATGGCAGAGTCTGCCCCCTCGGTAATCCGTATCAGCAATTCGGCACTGGCCGGGCTGCTTCCGATCATTACGGCAATCGCCAACAACCATGTCACTGCGGCTCCTGCGAGCTGTCTGCCTGTACTTGTCCGGTTTATCATCTGTGGTCCCATCATCCTTATCTTAACCGCCGGGGATTGAACTCAATCGTAAACTGGCGGAAATAGCGTTCAAATGTGTCACGATCATCCGGAATCGGATACCGGCTCAGCGATTTCACCGCCCCCAATGCCGAGTTATCAAACGCGGTGTTACCACTGCTGGAGACAAGCTTTACCGACGCAAGTTCACCGGTGGGTAGCAGGGTAATCTGCAACCTTGCGGTCATCTCCTCGGTTGCCGACGACGGTGGATACCAGGCCTGGCTTAACCGCTCACGAATCAACGCCTGGTATTTCTGGCTTTCCGACAACATCTGGATTTCGCGTGCTTTCGCTGCAGCCGCTTCGCGGCGCTCCCGCTCCTCGGCTGCGCGCTGCTGTTGCGCCTGGTCCGCCAGGGCTTCCAGTTGCTGCTCTTGCAGACGACGCTCACGCTCTTTGCGTTTGCGCTCGGCTTCCAGCCGCTCCCGTTCTTCCCGTGCCTTGCGCTCCGCCTCCTCTTGCTTACGCTGCTCCTCGGCCCGCCGTTTTTCTTCGGCAGCCTTGCGGGCAGCTTCTTCCTGGCGGCGCTTCTCTTCCTCGGCTTTCTGGCGCTCACGTTCCTTCGCTTCAGCCTCGGCTTTCTGTCGGGTGGCTTCCTCCTCCGCCTTACGCTGCTGCTCCCGCTCGCGCTGTGCCTCTTCTTCCTGACGCTGACGTTCCTGCTCGCGTTCCTTTTCCTGCTGGATGCGACGCGCCTCCTGGCGGGCACGCTCCTCTTCCTCGGCTTTCTGTCGTTCAGCCTCTTCCTGCCGCTGTTTCTCCTGCTCCTCCTGCCGGCGCTCTTCGTCCCGGTCAGGCTGGTCTACCGGTTCTGTGACAGGGCTGGGCTCGGGTTCGTTCTGGGTGACCAGTCGCGCAGAAATACTGGGTGGCTGCGGGTCATCCTTGGGAACAGACCAGGACCAGCCCGCCAATGCCACCCCCAGAACCAGCCCATGCATCAGGATGGACAGTGCGACAGGCGACTTCCAGGGCGGCGTCCCCGTACTGATTA
Above is a genomic segment from Marinobacter panjinensis containing:
- the nadA gene encoding quinolinate synthase NadA, whose amino-acid sequence is MTRGEDRILVQEHLAHQAEPKSLSEAEKTDLESRIRAALKAQDAVLVAHYYTDPDIQRLAEETGGCVADSLEMARFGNQHEASTVVVAGVRFMGETAKILNPEKRVLMPTLEATCSLDIGCPADEFAEFCDQHPDRTVVVYANTSAAVKARADWVVTSSCAQAIVESLDARGEKILWAPDKHLGHYVQKTTGADVLLWDGSCIVHEEFKYRGLEDLKALYPDAAVLVHPESPDAVVEMADVVGSTSQLIHAVQTLPNEQFIVATDNGIFYKMQQLAPNKTLIEAPTAGNGATCRSCAHCPWMAMNGLENLLAVIENGDQEVHVDPEVREKALKPLHRMLDFTANMNLKAAGNA
- a CDS encoding M48 family metalloprotease; this translates as MTPTDRSPAPWQGVVAFTLTLLVTVFSGKALAQSPDSTLPSIGGAGGGLISGQQEADIGRQVMTSIRRSAPQITDPLVYDYLSSIIYQLVPSAPLSSSDLTLAIIDSPDINAFAVPGNIVGVNGGLFLNASSEQQFASVLAHELAHLSQRHFARRLEQQEASTPLTIAGMIAGIVLSAVTQSDIGIAAIAGTQALAIQNMLAYSRAHEQEADRIGMEILADSGLDPRGMPEMFEIMMRQNRLQGNRVPEYLSTHPLTQNRVSDTRNRAEQYPRRDVVDAQEYHLVRARLQVRYSKSPQVAVETFRDYLERPDTEKPDAVRYGLAVALLNAGNYNDAITELERLLESTPGRITYQVTLAETLIEQGQLEQARSLLAEALDRNPGNYPITDMLARVEIEDGNGKRAADYLHQLTRELPQKEHLWLRLAEAEGMARNIVGVHRARAEHDILMGDLESAQRQLRQAQERLPAGAPLRQVVTERLSQVSARLNQQRS
- the tolA gene encoding cell envelope integrity protein TolA, producing the protein MRGHERDLISTGTPPWKSPVALSILMHGLVLGVALAGWSWSVPKDDPQPPSISARLVTQNEPEPSPVTEPVDQPDRDEERRQEEQEKQRQEEAERQKAEEEERARQEARRIQQEKEREQERQRQEEEAQREREQQRKAEEEATRQKAEAEAKERERQKAEEEKRRQEEAARKAAEEKRRAEEQRKQEEAERKAREERERLEAERKRKERERRLQEQQLEALADQAQQQRAAEERERREAAAAKAREIQMLSESQKYQALIRERLSQAWYPPSSATEEMTARLQITLLPTGELASVKLVSSSGNTAFDNSALGAVKSLSRYPIPDDRDTFERYFRQFTIEFNPRRLR
- the tolB gene encoding Tol-Pal system beta propeller repeat protein TolB yields the protein MIGSSPASAELLIRITEGADSAIPVAVVPFSEVGVLPAGDKISRIVQDDLSMTGEFRPLPAEKMLSLPSKGEDVYFRDWRLLGQRYVLVGQLTRKGDKVEARYELFDVNREERIMGATASSSVNSTRSLAHHISDRVYEAITGVPGAFSTKLAYVTLQRSGGDALYRLQVSDVDGKRARVRLESDEPILSPAWSPDGEKLAYVSFETGKPAIYIHELSSGNRTRIADFPGLNSAPAFSPDGRSLLLTLSKDGNAEIYKMDIQSRSLKRLTDHWSIDTEPTWDHTGEGFFFTSDRSGGPQIYHKSGEQAAPRRITFGSRYNARPRADNDGKYIYYVHQRDSSFHIARTDLRTEEETILTRTGSDESPSISPNGRMLIYATKQGGNSVLTVIAADGGAAYSLPASEGDVRDPAWSPIVR
- the ybgF gene encoding tol-pal system protein YbgF, with translation MRHLLMATVLLPLAFGPAGSALAQSVSPMFQDNSSEAERKAGNNQANAELFYMIQQLQGEIRRLQGRVEEQQNLIDRLTKQSRDRYIDLDQRILKLSEKVAEAPAPSSTASDSDAGGGSSGVKTRIYRQPSDDERSAYDKVQTLIHQDKNYDQAINGLYDFIDEYEEGDLTVNAYYWLGEVYLVENQLEQARQAFTIVATRYGDHRKAPDAVYKLGVTLDRLGDKDQARSRMETVIEDYPDTSAAKLAQKYLDSGST
- the pal gene encoding peptidoglycan-associated lipoprotein Pal, giving the protein MKLAAHHKLFAMALSLGLIAGCSSTGDTTEDGAYGSDVSAVDQDGGSTVYGGDDEGGVSSSEMTEEQRRAAEARAERAEADAMREITTFYFDFDTAEIKSEAREVLVAHARYLQANPGQNVRIEGHADERGTKEYNLALGERRANAIERFLIVNGASRGQMETISYGEEKPAVMGSSESAWAQNRRVELVFQ